A part of Silvimonas soli genomic DNA contains:
- a CDS encoding DUF4397 domain-containing protein — MKRANQDNKHTFIRWAKAIALIAGLGSVLLLSACGGDDGPDDRLGLSKPALRVIHAFPNGPQIDALTNGNVSASGLSYLATKAYFDIDDTQTTVSANLAGTSTQVSTASFKAATGHKYTYAFVAGTSATNDAVLIDDPYEKGLLSDKARVRTLNAAFNTGNVDIYVLKSTDTLAGATPMASAIGFKTAYPASGADSIDLDGGQVTVVVTDAGSKTPIFTSTQTSLDNNADWLITVVPQQGVAAVTPDQIKVLVVKTNDPNNAGFELTPAS; from the coding sequence ATGAAGCGCGCAAATCAGGATAACAAACACACCTTTATTCGCTGGGCCAAAGCCATTGCCTTGATTGCCGGATTAGGCTCGGTATTGCTGCTCAGTGCTTGCGGCGGCGATGATGGCCCGGATGATCGACTGGGCCTTAGCAAGCCGGCATTGCGGGTGATTCATGCTTTCCCTAACGGCCCGCAAATTGATGCGCTGACCAATGGCAACGTCTCCGCTAGCGGCCTGAGCTATCTGGCAACCAAAGCGTATTTTGATATCGATGACACCCAGACGACCGTCAGCGCCAATCTGGCCGGGACATCTACCCAGGTTTCCACTGCTTCTTTCAAGGCGGCAACCGGGCATAAATACACCTATGCCTTCGTCGCTGGCACCAGCGCCACCAACGACGCGGTGCTGATTGATGATCCGTATGAAAAGGGTTTGCTGTCAGACAAGGCGCGCGTACGCACGCTGAATGCGGCGTTCAATACCGGGAACGTGGATATCTACGTGCTTAAATCGACCGATACCCTGGCTGGCGCCACGCCGATGGCTAGTGCGATTGGCTTCAAGACTGCTTACCCGGCTTCTGGTGCAGATTCAATTGATCTGGACGGCGGTCAGGTGACGGTGGTGGTGACTGACGCCGGCTCCAAAACGCCAATTTTCACGTCGACGCAGACCTCGCTGGATAACAACGCCGATTGGCTGATTACCGTGGTGCCACAACAAGGCGTTGCCGCTGTCACCCCGGATCAGATCAAAGTGCTGGTGGTAAAAACCAATGATCCAAACAATGCAGGTTTTGAATTGACTCCAGCTTCCTGA
- a CDS encoding methionine ABC transporter permease translates to MNDLFANVDWSDIWQATQDTLLMLAGSSLFTLVLGLPLGVLLFLTGRKQLLEQPAVYGVLSFVVNVLRSVPFVILLIVMIPFTVLLTGTSLGVAGAIPPLVVGATPFFARLVETALREVDRGIIEATQAMGATTRQIITGALLPEARPGILAGATVTAITLVSYTAMAGVIGGGGLGDLAIRYGYQRFQTDVMVVTVLILIVLVQILQMIGDKLVVHFSRK, encoded by the coding sequence ATGAACGATCTTTTTGCGAACGTGGACTGGTCCGATATCTGGCAAGCCACGCAAGATACTTTGTTGATGCTGGCGGGTTCGTCGCTGTTCACGCTGGTGCTGGGCCTGCCCTTGGGCGTGCTGCTGTTTCTGACCGGCCGCAAGCAATTACTGGAACAACCTGCGGTGTATGGCGTGTTGTCATTCGTGGTGAACGTGCTGCGCTCGGTGCCATTTGTGATTCTGCTGATCGTGATGATCCCGTTCACGGTATTGCTCACCGGCACGTCGCTGGGTGTGGCCGGGGCGATTCCGCCGCTGGTCGTCGGCGCTACACCGTTCTTTGCCCGACTGGTGGAAACCGCGTTGCGCGAAGTGGATCGCGGCATTATCGAAGCCACTCAGGCCATGGGCGCCACCACTCGCCAGATCATTACCGGCGCACTGTTGCCGGAAGCTCGCCCCGGCATTCTGGCGGGAGCTACCGTCACCGCCATTACTCTGGTGTCTTACACCGCCATGGCTGGCGTCATTGGCGGCGGCGGCTTGGGCGATCTAGCCATTCGTTACGGCTACCAGCGCTTTCAGACTGACGTGATGGTCGTCACCGTGCTGATCCTGATCGTGCTGGTGCAAATTCTGCAAATGATCGGCGACAAACTGGTGGTGCATTTTTCGCGCAAGTAA
- a CDS encoding DUF2237 family protein — MTQDLNVLGLPLVACSLDPLTGFTRNGCCGEHEDDAGKHTVCVQMTAEFLAFSKAQGNDLSTPRPEWGFDGLKPGDRWCLCEARWTEALTAGKAPKVIMAATHESILEHVSLETLVNFSLDYSRH, encoded by the coding sequence ATGACACAAGACCTGAACGTCCTTGGTTTACCGCTGGTGGCTTGCAGCCTTGATCCGCTCACCGGCTTCACCCGCAATGGGTGTTGTGGCGAGCATGAAGACGACGCCGGCAAGCACACGGTCTGCGTGCAAATGACGGCCGAGTTTCTGGCGTTTTCCAAAGCACAGGGTAACGACCTTTCCACGCCACGGCCGGAATGGGGTTTTGATGGCCTCAAACCCGGCGACCGCTGGTGCCTGTGCGAGGCCCGCTGGACAGAGGCACTCACCGCAGGCAAGGCACCCAAGGTCATCATGGCCGCCACGCATGAATCTATCCTCGAACATGTTTCGCTGGAAACATTGGTCAATTTCTCGCTGGATTACTCGCGCCACTGA
- a CDS encoding PilZ domain-containing protein — MQDAPHAEDDYFQEHFPGNTIQDSRKDTRYLVNWRVAIVYPDSEERLSFRGRAFDISSNGLSLHSDFSLPTSDRVTVLISIPATNAGQRPKIVEVKSRVVYTVLSGEFNVFRTGVQFVEFKRDGKALLRQTLAARVPAPFAVRPD; from the coding sequence ATGCAGGATGCACCTCACGCCGAAGATGATTATTTCCAGGAACATTTTCCGGGAAACACCATCCAGGACTCGCGTAAAGACACACGTTATCTGGTGAACTGGCGGGTGGCCATTGTGTATCCGGATAGTGAAGAGCGGCTGTCATTTCGCGGACGCGCTTTTGATATTTCGTCCAACGGCCTGAGCCTGCATTCAGATTTCAGCCTGCCGACGTCGGATCGCGTCACGGTATTGATCAGCATTCCCGCCACCAACGCAGGCCAACGCCCCAAAATCGTCGAAGTCAAAAGCCGCGTGGTGTACACCGTGCTTTCCGGTGAATTCAACGTGTTTCGCACCGGCGTGCAATTTGTTGAATTCAAGCGCGACGGCAAAGCCCTTCTGAGGCAAACCCTGGCGGCACGTGTGCCCGCGCCCTTTGCGGTGCGCCCCGACTGA
- a CDS encoding DODA-type extradiol aromatic ring-opening family dioxygenase, with protein sequence MTRLPTLFVSHGSPMLALDAGKTGEAWARVAASLPRPRAILMVSAHWHHENSGVTTAAELDTIHDFYGFPAPLYDQQYPVPGVPELAKEIADEFGALGLQVMLDPQRGLDHGAWVPLKSMYPQGDIPVVQMALDLRRDTDWHYAVGRALNKLRDEGILIIGSGSITHNLRDIIPGVSEGPQIPAYVPAFMDWMHQHIVAKDVTALLDYRQQSPGGVRAHPSQDHILPLYVAMGAADGETAVREYTAVTEGVLGMDIYRFGEIPA encoded by the coding sequence ATGACCCGTTTGCCAACTCTGTTTGTCTCGCACGGCTCGCCCATGCTGGCGCTGGATGCCGGAAAAACGGGTGAGGCCTGGGCACGAGTGGCGGCCAGCCTGCCGCGGCCTCGTGCCATTTTGATGGTTTCAGCCCATTGGCATCACGAAAACAGCGGCGTTACCACTGCCGCAGAACTGGATACCATCCATGACTTTTACGGTTTTCCGGCGCCGCTGTATGACCAGCAATATCCGGTGCCTGGCGTACCTGAACTGGCCAAAGAAATTGCCGATGAATTTGGCGCGCTGGGTCTGCAGGTTATGCTGGACCCGCAACGCGGGCTGGATCATGGCGCGTGGGTGCCGCTGAAATCGATGTACCCGCAAGGCGATATTCCGGTGGTGCAGATGGCGCTGGATTTACGCCGCGACACCGACTGGCATTACGCCGTGGGCCGCGCGTTGAACAAGCTGCGTGACGAGGGCATTCTGATTATTGGCTCCGGCAGCATCACCCATAATCTGCGCGACATCATTCCCGGCGTGAGCGAAGGCCCGCAGATTCCGGCTTATGTGCCCGCATTTATGGACTGGATGCATCAACATATCGTCGCCAAAGATGTCACGGCACTGCTCGACTATCGCCAGCAATCTCCGGGTGGCGTGCGCGCACATCCGTCGCAAGATCACATCTTGCCGTTGTACGTGGCGATGGGCGCGGCTGATGGCGAAACTGCGGTGCGTGAATACACGGCGGTGACTGAAGGTGTATTGGGGATGGATATCTACCGCTTTGGTGAGATTCCCGCGTAA
- a CDS encoding HU family DNA-binding protein — protein MNKAEVILAVSARSGINAADCEKVLEAFEKILDDELSASPTIGKVTDRLFGLFGYTRTP, from the coding sequence ATGAACAAAGCCGAAGTCATTCTCGCCGTCAGCGCCAGATCGGGCATTAACGCCGCCGATTGCGAAAAGGTGCTGGAAGCATTTGAAAAAATACTGGACGACGAGTTATCTGCGTCGCCCACCATCGGCAAGGTCACCGACCGGCTGTTTGGCCTGTTTGGCTACACCAGGACGCCTTGA
- the tmk gene encoding dTMP kinase: MHNQLATRGRFITVEGVDGAGKSTQLNWIDRWLTSERIAHVVTREPGGTPLGEKLRALLLNEPMHLETEALLMFASRREHIAGVIEPALARGEWVLCDRFSDATYAYQGGGRGLARDKFEALEQWVQGGPAQMLQPDLTLLFDVPPEVSQARIAQSRELDRFEREAAQFHERVRAAYLERAKAAPQRFKVINAARPIETIQADLQKFLSGWSHEHLA, encoded by the coding sequence ATGCATAACCAGCTGGCAACCCGAGGTCGTTTCATCACCGTAGAAGGCGTGGATGGCGCGGGAAAAAGCACTCAACTGAACTGGATCGACCGCTGGCTCACCAGCGAGCGCATCGCCCACGTGGTGACCCGTGAACCTGGCGGCACGCCGCTGGGTGAAAAATTGCGGGCGTTGTTGCTAAACGAACCCATGCACCTGGAAACCGAGGCGCTGCTGATGTTTGCCTCTCGCCGCGAACATATCGCCGGGGTTATTGAACCGGCACTGGCGCGAGGCGAATGGGTGTTGTGTGACCGTTTCAGCGATGCCACTTACGCTTATCAAGGTGGCGGTCGCGGCCTGGCACGGGACAAATTCGAAGCGCTGGAACAGTGGGTGCAAGGTGGCCCGGCACAGATGTTGCAGCCAGATCTGACCCTGCTGTTTGATGTTCCGCCCGAAGTCAGCCAGGCGCGTATCGCCCAAAGCCGTGAACTCGATCGCTTTGAGCGCGAGGCAGCCCAGTTTCATGAGCGTGTCCGCGCGGCCTATCTGGAACGCGCCAAGGCGGCACCGCAACGCTTCAAGGTGATTAACGCTGCCCGCCCGATCGAAACCATTCAGGCCGATTTGCAGAAGTTTCTGAGCGGCTGGTCGCACGAGCACCTGGCATGA
- the nagA gene encoding N-acetylglucosamine-6-phosphate deacetylase: protein MVSGNILTLAGWRRGTVHSAAGRVSAIDAISADPANNTDGYVLPGFIDLHVHGANGANIMDGAEAAAVISRMHASHGTTALLATTVNAPHERLFALLQALADPIAHRPAGGARFLGVHLEGPYVNPGRLGGLPDHARTAVMAELEQYLATVPVKIITLSPEIAGHGEIIQILAARGVRVQIGHSLGTYEEGVAALEHGASGFTHLYNAMSPLGHRAPGMVGAALAHAEYSELIPDLIHVHPGAMNVALRAIPKLYCVTDASVATGLPDGEYTKDEGRTITKCMGGVRLPDGTLAGSVLTMDQALRNLVSLGLTLEDASSRLSRNPADYLGLADRGRIGVGAWADWVVLDRDLNVTAVYVEGEQVHAVG, encoded by the coding sequence ATGGTATCGGGCAACATTCTGACTTTAGCTGGCTGGCGCCGCGGCACCGTTCATAGCGCGGCAGGCCGCGTCAGCGCCATTGACGCCATCTCGGCTGATCCGGCCAACAACACCGACGGTTACGTCCTGCCCGGCTTTATCGACTTGCATGTACATGGTGCCAATGGCGCCAACATCATGGATGGCGCCGAAGCCGCTGCCGTTATTTCGCGCATGCACGCCAGCCACGGCACCACCGCCCTGCTGGCCACGACGGTAAATGCACCGCACGAGCGTTTGTTTGCGCTGCTGCAAGCGCTGGCAGACCCCATCGCCCATCGTCCTGCTGGCGGCGCGCGGTTTCTGGGCGTACATCTGGAAGGCCCGTACGTGAATCCTGGCCGCCTGGGTGGGCTGCCTGACCACGCCCGCACCGCCGTCATGGCCGAGCTGGAACAATATCTGGCCACGGTGCCGGTCAAGATCATTACCCTCTCGCCGGAGATTGCCGGGCACGGCGAGATCATCCAGATTCTGGCGGCGCGTGGCGTGCGCGTGCAGATCGGCCACTCGCTAGGCACGTACGAAGAAGGCGTGGCCGCGCTGGAACATGGTGCCAGTGGCTTTACCCATCTTTACAACGCCATGTCGCCGCTCGGCCACCGCGCACCCGGCATGGTCGGCGCAGCGCTGGCACATGCCGAATATAGCGAACTGATTCCGGATCTGATCCACGTGCATCCGGGTGCCATGAATGTCGCCCTGCGCGCCATTCCCAAGCTCTATTGCGTGACGGATGCGTCGGTCGCCACCGGCTTGCCCGACGGCGAATACACCAAGGACGAAGGCCGCACCATCACCAAGTGCATGGGCGGTGTGCGTCTGCCCGATGGCACGCTGGCTGGCAGTGTGCTGACCATGGATCAAGCCTTGCGCAACCTGGTCTCTCTTGGCCTGACGCTGGAAGACGCATCCAGCCGCCTCTCGCGCAATCCGGCGGATTATCTGGGGCTGGCAGATCGCGGTCGCATTGGCGTGGGCGCATGGGCCGACTGGGTAGTACTGGATCGGGACTTGAATGTCACTGCGGTTTATGTCGAAGGCGAACAGGTACACGCGGTTGGTTGA
- a CDS encoding TatD family hydrolase has translation MFVDSHCHLNFPDLVSNLDQHLATMADNKVTHALVVAVNLPDLPSVLSLAQSQPNLFASVGVHPDYEDTIEPTVEQLVELARQPKVVAIGETGLDYFRLEGDLEWQRERFRTHIRASRATGLPLIIHTRSAAEDTIRIMKEEGADEFGGVMHCFTESWDVAKAAIDLNFYISFSGIVTFKKAEELKEVAKLVPLDRMLIETDSPYLAPVPFRGKMNQPGWVRHVAEHIAELRGETLATIANATTANFFKLFAQARAVQ, from the coding sequence ATGTTTGTCGACTCGCATTGCCATCTCAATTTCCCCGACCTGGTCAGCAACCTGGATCAGCATCTGGCCACCATGGCGGACAACAAAGTCACGCACGCACTGGTCGTGGCCGTGAACTTGCCCGATCTGCCCAGCGTGCTGAGTCTGGCGCAGTCGCAACCCAACCTGTTTGCTTCGGTAGGCGTGCATCCGGATTACGAAGACACCATTGAGCCGACAGTTGAACAACTGGTGGAACTGGCACGGCAGCCCAAAGTGGTCGCTATCGGAGAAACCGGGCTGGATTACTTTCGGCTGGAAGGTGATCTGGAATGGCAACGCGAGCGCTTTCGCACCCACATCCGCGCATCACGGGCAACGGGTTTGCCGCTGATCATCCATACCCGCTCGGCGGCAGAAGACACCATTCGCATCATGAAAGAAGAGGGCGCCGATGAGTTCGGCGGCGTGATGCATTGCTTTACCGAATCCTGGGATGTGGCCAAAGCGGCGATTGACCTCAATTTTTATATCTCGTTCTCCGGCATCGTCACCTTCAAAAAGGCCGAGGAACTGAAAGAAGTGGCCAAGCTGGTGCCGCTGGATCGCATGCTGATCGAGACCGACTCGCCCTATCTGGCGCCAGTACCGTTTCGCGGCAAGATGAATCAGCCGGGCTGGGTGCGTCACGTGGCGGAACATATCGCCGAATTGCGTGGCGAAACGCTGGCCACCATCGCCAACGCCACCACCGCCAACTTCTTCAAACTGTTTGCCCAGGCGAGGGCAGTGCAATGA
- a CDS encoding MBL fold metallo-hydrolase, translating into MSAVVEATLLGVGSSGGSPALGCQCATCTSTDPKNRRTRASAIIKAGGLTFLIDTGPDLRQQVLREGLLHIDAVLYTHPHADHLHGIDDLRAFCWLNRAAIPVYGNTLMAEHIKSRFSYTLLAPGEYWDKPVLTLTEIDDQPFKIKDVTITPIPLMHGKWPILGYRIGNVAYLTDVSLIPEESYERLANLDVLFLDCLRPIPHPTHFGVDQALEAAQRIKARRTVLIHMTHELEFHALSARLPDGIEVGYDGLHVIAER; encoded by the coding sequence ATGAGCGCGGTGGTTGAAGCGACCTTGCTGGGCGTTGGCTCCAGTGGCGGCTCACCGGCGCTCGGCTGCCAATGCGCCACCTGCACTTCAACCGACCCCAAAAATCGCCGCACCCGCGCCAGCGCCATAATCAAGGCCGGTGGCCTGACGTTTTTGATTGATACCGGTCCGGATTTACGCCAGCAAGTCCTGCGCGAAGGCCTGCTGCATATCGACGCCGTGCTCTATACGCACCCGCATGCCGACCACCTGCATGGCATTGATGACTTGCGTGCCTTTTGCTGGCTCAATCGTGCGGCAATTCCGGTCTATGGCAATACCTTGATGGCCGAGCACATCAAAAGCCGCTTCAGCTATACGTTGCTGGCACCGGGCGAGTACTGGGACAAACCGGTACTGACGCTGACCGAAATTGACGACCAGCCGTTCAAGATCAAGGACGTCACCATTACGCCGATCCCGCTAATGCATGGCAAGTGGCCGATTCTGGGCTATCGCATCGGCAACGTGGCGTATCTGACCGATGTATCGCTTATTCCCGAAGAGAGTTACGAGCGACTGGCAAATCTGGACGTGCTGTTCCTGGATTGTCTGCGCCCTATTCCACATCCGACTCATTTCGGTGTAGATCAGGCACTGGAAGCGGCGCAACGCATCAAAGCGCGCCGCACGGTACTGATCCACATGACCCACGAACTGGAATTTCATGCATTGTCCGCTCGCCTGCCTGACGGCATTGAAGTGGGTTACGATGGATTGCACGTGATTGCGGAGCGCTGA
- a CDS encoding MetQ/NlpA family ABC transporter substrate-binding protein, which yields MKKLLTLLAAALAFNAHAAEKISVAATAVPHAEILEFVKPILAKEGVDLDIKVFSDYVQPNVQVAEKRLDANFFQHKPYLAEFNKGKGTNLVPVVGVHVEPFGAYSSKIKKLADLKDGATIAIPNDATNGGRALLLLDKEGVIKLKDANNILATPKDIAQNPKHLKFKELEAATLPRVLNQVDLALINTNYALQAKLNPTKDALAIEGAQSPYVNVLVARPDNKDSDAMKKLAAALTSPETKKFIQDKYQGAVVPAF from the coding sequence ATGAAAAAACTGCTGACTCTGCTGGCTGCCGCGCTGGCCTTCAATGCCCACGCCGCCGAAAAGATTTCGGTTGCCGCCACTGCCGTGCCACACGCTGAAATCCTCGAGTTCGTGAAGCCGATCCTGGCCAAAGAAGGCGTGGATCTGGATATCAAAGTATTCAGCGACTACGTGCAACCCAACGTGCAAGTGGCCGAAAAACGCCTGGATGCCAACTTCTTCCAGCACAAGCCGTATCTGGCCGAGTTCAACAAAGGCAAAGGCACCAACCTGGTCCCCGTGGTCGGCGTACACGTTGAGCCGTTTGGTGCGTATTCCAGCAAAATCAAGAAACTGGCTGATCTGAAAGACGGTGCCACCATCGCGATTCCGAACGACGCCACCAACGGCGGTCGCGCCTTGTTGCTGCTGGATAAAGAAGGCGTGATCAAGCTGAAAGATGCCAACAACATTCTGGCCACCCCGAAAGACATCGCACAGAATCCGAAGCACCTGAAGTTCAAGGAACTGGAAGCTGCTACGCTGCCACGCGTGCTGAACCAGGTTGATCTGGCCCTGATCAACACCAACTACGCGCTGCAAGCCAAGCTGAACCCGACCAAAGATGCACTGGCCATCGAAGGCGCGCAATCGCCATACGTGAACGTACTGGTTGCTCGCCCCGACAACAAAGACAGCGACGCCATGAAAAAACTGGCCGCCGCTCTGACCAGCCCGGAAACGAAGAAATTCATCCAGGACAAGTATCAAGGCGCGGTTGTTCCGGCGTTCTGA
- the holB gene encoding DNA polymerase III subunit delta', with the protein MTQYELYPWQTAQWQQFMHDPARLPHALLLTGEPGIGKRRFAERLAAWYLCENKDRALAPCGVCEGCRWQAAGNHPDFRILAPADPVDEELEDTKAKRKQPIIGVDEIRELADFVNLSAHRNGARVTLVYPAEAMNTAAANAFLKTLEEPPAGAQFILVAHQARRLLPTIRSRCRVLPLTTPDRASATVWLNEQGVADAELHLAHTGGSPLAALEEADAEWQPLCTSVLNQISAPGSLNVLGLAAEIEKAKVEPAKVIEWLQKWTHDLIALGMSGRIRYYPDREPALTKLAPRAPRMLKYVDRLQQAQRLAHHPLNARLVFESLLFDYLAALRGKLTG; encoded by the coding sequence ATGACGCAATACGAGCTTTACCCTTGGCAGACGGCCCAATGGCAGCAGTTCATGCATGATCCGGCACGACTGCCGCATGCATTGTTGTTGACTGGCGAACCAGGTATCGGCAAACGCCGCTTTGCCGAACGCCTTGCCGCCTGGTATCTGTGCGAGAACAAAGATCGTGCGCTGGCGCCTTGTGGTGTGTGCGAGGGTTGTCGCTGGCAAGCCGCGGGCAATCACCCGGACTTTCGCATTCTGGCTCCGGCTGATCCGGTGGATGAAGAACTGGAAGACACCAAAGCCAAGCGCAAGCAGCCGATTATTGGCGTGGATGAAATCCGCGAGCTGGCCGACTTCGTCAATCTCTCGGCCCACCGCAATGGCGCGCGGGTTACGCTGGTTTATCCGGCAGAAGCCATGAATACCGCCGCGGCCAACGCCTTTCTAAAAACGCTGGAAGAGCCTCCCGCAGGCGCCCAGTTCATTCTGGTGGCACATCAGGCCCGGCGCTTGTTGCCCACCATCCGCAGTCGTTGTCGTGTGTTGCCGCTCACCACGCCGGATCGCGCCTCAGCAACAGTCTGGCTGAATGAACAAGGCGTGGCCGATGCCGAGTTGCATCTGGCCCACACTGGCGGTTCACCGCTGGCCGCGCTGGAAGAAGCTGACGCCGAATGGCAGCCTTTGTGCACCAGCGTGCTTAACCAGATCAGCGCGCCGGGGTCGCTTAATGTGCTGGGGCTGGCCGCCGAGATCGAAAAAGCCAAGGTTGAGCCGGCGAAAGTGATCGAATGGCTGCAGAAATGGACCCACGATCTGATTGCTTTAGGCATGTCCGGGCGGATTCGCTATTATCCAGATCGAGAGCCTGCGCTTACAAAGTTAGCACCGCGCGCGCCGCGTATGCTCAAATACGTGGACCGGTTGCAGCAGGCTCAACGGCTGGCGCATCACCCACTGAACGCCCGATTGGTATTTGAATCGCTGTTGTTCGATTATCTGGCTGCATTACGCGGCAAGCTGACAGGATAA
- a CDS encoding PilZ domain-containing protein — translation MNEPVRTGTTRPGVLSLNIKEKAALYASYMPFVKGGGIFIPTNKPYRLGDEVFMLLSLLDDPAKIAVSGHVIWLTPTGAHNNHQQGIGVRFSGNEAGTQARNKIEALLGGYLQSARTTHTM, via the coding sequence ATGAATGAACCCGTCCGCACCGGGACAACCCGCCCTGGTGTGCTCTCGCTGAACATCAAGGAAAAAGCGGCACTGTATGCGTCGTATATGCCTTTTGTGAAAGGTGGCGGCATTTTCATTCCCACCAACAAGCCTTACCGGCTGGGTGACGAAGTGTTTATGTTGTTGTCGTTGCTGGACGATCCGGCCAAGATTGCCGTGTCTGGCCACGTAATCTGGCTGACCCCGACCGGCGCGCACAACAATCACCAGCAAGGCATAGGCGTGCGTTTTTCCGGTAACGAAGCCGGCACGCAAGCACGTAACAAGATCGAGGCGTTGCTGGGCGGCTATCTGCAATCGGCCCGCACCACGCACACGATGTAA
- a CDS encoding methionine ABC transporter ATP-binding protein — protein MIEFIDVHKSFNVDGRAIPALNGIDLKIEAGEIFGIIGHSGAGKSTLVRLINLLEKPTSGRVLIDGVEITASDSAQLREQRRGIGMIFQHFNLLSSKTVADNVAFPLKLAGTYSSVQIKDRVAQLLARVGLADHANKYPAQLSGGQKQRVGIARALATNPKVLLCDEATSALDPQTTQSVLQLLAEINREFNLTIVVITHEMDVIRRIGDRVAVLDAGRVVEVGNVADVFLHPQHVTTQRFVQEAENVDEAEETDAYAHVPGRIVRLTFRGEQTYEPVLGQVARETGVDFSILSGRIDRIKDTPYGQLILSITGGQPEIALQRFSDAGLTVEILRG, from the coding sequence GTGATTGAATTTATTGATGTCCACAAGTCTTTCAATGTGGACGGCCGGGCCATACCGGCGCTCAACGGCATCGATCTGAAAATTGAGGCTGGCGAGATTTTCGGCATTATTGGTCACTCCGGCGCGGGTAAATCCACGCTGGTGCGCTTGATCAACCTGCTGGAAAAACCCACTTCCGGGCGCGTACTGATTGATGGCGTGGAAATCACCGCCTCCGATTCAGCGCAGTTGCGCGAGCAGCGCCGCGGCATTGGCATGATCTTTCAGCATTTCAATCTGTTATCCAGCAAGACCGTGGCCGACAACGTGGCTTTTCCGCTCAAGCTGGCAGGCACGTATTCATCGGTACAGATCAAGGATCGCGTCGCGCAGTTGCTGGCCCGCGTGGGTCTGGCCGACCACGCCAACAAATATCCGGCGCAGTTGTCCGGCGGCCAGAAACAACGCGTCGGCATCGCCCGCGCTTTGGCGACCAACCCCAAAGTGCTGCTGTGTGATGAAGCCACCAGCGCGCTGGACCCGCAGACCACGCAATCGGTGCTGCAATTGCTGGCCGAGATCAACCGCGAATTCAATCTGACCATCGTGGTCATCACGCATGAAATGGATGTGATCCGCCGCATTGGTGACCGCGTGGCCGTGCTGGACGCCGGGCGCGTGGTGGAAGTGGGTAACGTGGCCGACGTGTTTTTGCATCCGCAACACGTCACCACCCAGCGTTTTGTACAAGAAGCGGAAAACGTCGACGAAGCCGAAGAAACCGATGCCTACGCTCACGTGCCGGGCCGCATTGTGCGGCTGACTTTTCGCGGCGAGCAGACTTATGAACCGGTGCTGGGCCAGGTGGCGCGCGAGACTGGCGTGGACTTCAGTATTTTGTCTGGCCGGATCGACCGTATCAAAGACACGCCTTATGGCCAGCTGATTCTGTCGATTACCGGTGGCCAACCAGAAATTGCCCTGCAGCGCTTTAGCGACGCTGGCCTGACCGTGGAGATTTTGCGCGGATGA